The genomic stretch TATGGAAATCAATACGCAAAGTCCCAAATCTAAAGCGTTATGAAAGGCAGAAAGATTATCCTACTCATAGTCTTTGTCATTGGCTTGCTCAGCCTTTGGCTTATGGCTTCCTTCAGCAATCCGGCAAATGCATGCCAATATGCGAGTTCCAACCTGGAGTTCATCAAAAGTAAAATTGAGGATGCGGTAATGGCCAAAGATTTGAACTTGGCCAAATACCATGCGTACAAAGCACTGAACGGTATCGAAAAGACCAAAGGCAATTTTATGGATTGCGGTTGCGAAGGTGCAATAGAAAGTCTGGAATCGACACTTGAACATTTAAAAACGGCCACTAAAGCCACTGCCTTGGTCAAGTCCAAGCCGGCGCTGCACAAAGCTTTGGAAAGCACCATAATTGGAATTAACGTGCTCCAAGAATTTGAACAGGAAACTTTTAGCGATTATGGCAGCAATGTATTGGTGATGAACACCACGGACGTCCTAGATTTTAAACATGGTATGATGCTGACCCAAGGTTCCTCGGTTAAAAAACAAGTGCACCAATGCTTGTTGGATTTTGAATCTTCCTTGAGCAAAGTGGTTTCCGATGTGGATTGCGAAGAGGCCCATAGGTTTATCTCCAATATTTACGAAGAGGCCCGTCTAAAATTGCTCAACACAAACCTTACCCAACACAAAAAAGAATATCACCAAAGGGTAAAGACCTTGGCAAAAAAAGCATTGGAAAGCATTGGAAACTGTAATTGATCATTGATTATTTACTGGCAAACAACTTCACATCCTCTTCGGACACTTCCTTGCCGCCCAAAATGATCAATCGCTCCACTACGTTGCGCAGTTCTCGGACATTGCCTGTCCAATCGTAACTTTTGAGCAATTCCACCGCTTTTTTGGAGAAGCTTTTTTGACCGGTTCCCTGCTCGGCCGCAATTTTTGTGGAAAAATGTTCAATAAGCAATGGAATATCATCACGTCTTTCGTTCAAGGCCGGAACCTTGATCAAAATTACCGCCAATCGATGGTACAGGTCCTCCCGGAACTTTCCTTCCTCGATTTCCTTTTTTAGATCTTTGTTGGTCGCCGCCAGTACGCGAACGTCCACTTTTATATCCTTATCGGAACCTACACGCGAAATCTTGTTCTCCTGCAATGCCCTGAGTACCTTGGCCTGTGCGGAAAGACTCATATCCCCGATCTCGTCCAAAAATATGGTTCCCTTGTTGGCCGCTTCAAACTTGCCCGCACGGTCTTTTACTGCAGAAGTGAATGCTCCCTTAACATGACCGAAGAGTTCACTCTCTATCAACTCCGAAGGGATTGCGGCACAGTTTACCTCAACAAAGGGCGACGAGGAACGTGGGCTTTTTTGGTGCACCCAATGCGCCACAAGTTCTTTTCCCGTTCCATTGGACCCTGTTATCAAGACCCTTGCATCGGTAGGGGCCACTTTTTCGATCATTTCCTTGATAGCACCAATTTCCTTGCTCTCACCGATCATTTCGTAGTTCTTGGAAATCTTTTTCTTGAGCACCTTGTTCTCTACAGCGAGTTCTTTTCTATCCAGTGCATTCCTAACGGTGGTAAGCAATCTATTCAAATCCGGTGGTTTGGAAATATAGTCGTATGCTCCCAGCCTCATGGTGTTCACGGCCGTATCGAGGTCTCCATGGCCCGAAATCATAATAAAGGGAATCTCCGGTTTTATTTTTTTTGCCGCTTCCAACACTTCCACCCCGTCCATCTTTGGCATTTTGATGTCGCAGAGCACAAGGTCAAAATCTTCCTTTTTGATAATCTCTATTCCAGATAGGCCATCCTCTGCCTCGACCACATTGTAGCTATCGTTCTCCTCAGCGAGTATTTTGACCAATACCCTTCTAATTGCCGATTCGTCCTCTATTACCAAAATTTTTGACATATGCTGCTATTTAAAATATTCCGATTTTGAAGCCTGTCCTAATATAAAAATTTGGGTCTTTATTGAACAAAAACACTTCTCCTTTTTCTTTGTTTCTCAACTTTCCTTCTTGATAAAGCGTAGTTCCCG from Flagellimonas oceani encodes the following:
- a CDS encoding sigma-54-dependent transcriptional regulator, with translation MSKILVIEDESAIRRVLVKILAEENDSYNVVEAEDGLSGIEIIKKEDFDLVLCDIKMPKMDGVEVLEAAKKIKPEIPFIMISGHGDLDTAVNTMRLGAYDYISKPPDLNRLLTTVRNALDRKELAVENKVLKKKISKNYEMIGESKEIGAIKEMIEKVAPTDARVLITGSNGTGKELVAHWVHQKSPRSSSPFVEVNCAAIPSELIESELFGHVKGAFTSAVKDRAGKFEAANKGTIFLDEIGDMSLSAQAKVLRALQENKISRVGSDKDIKVDVRVLAATNKDLKKEIEEGKFREDLYHRLAVILIKVPALNERRDDIPLLIEHFSTKIAAEQGTGQKSFSKKAVELLKSYDWTGNVRELRNVVERLIILGGKEVSEEDVKLFASK